One genomic window of Myxococcus virescens includes the following:
- a CDS encoding NUDIX hydrolase, with product MELIDVIDTQGQVVGSAPRDQIYGQKLPHRIVHVMVEHDGKVFLQRRSRHMTFMPGHLCTSAGGHVSAGEAPLEAAQRELLEELGLEGPLVPVAEFVFDDGHHRRIFLYRARMEGPLRFSEREVDGGMFLAPEELGRLLDEPCHPQLWPCLERLFPGPSADARTRWKPSSTR from the coding sequence ATGGAGCTGATTGACGTCATCGACACCCAGGGGCAGGTGGTGGGGAGCGCGCCCCGCGACCAGATCTACGGCCAGAAGCTGCCCCATCGCATCGTGCATGTGATGGTGGAGCACGACGGCAAGGTCTTCCTGCAGCGGCGCTCCCGGCACATGACCTTCATGCCCGGCCACCTGTGCACGTCCGCGGGTGGCCACGTGAGCGCGGGCGAGGCGCCCCTGGAGGCCGCCCAGCGGGAGCTCCTGGAGGAACTGGGTCTGGAGGGCCCGCTGGTGCCGGTGGCCGAGTTCGTCTTCGACGATGGGCACCACCGGCGCATCTTCCTCTACCGCGCCCGAATGGAAGGCCCGCTGCGCTTCTCCGAGCGGGAGGTGGACGGGGGCATGTTCCTGGCGCCGGAGGAGTTGGGCCGCCTGCTGGACGAGCCCTGTCATCCCCAGTTGTGGCCCTGTCTGGAGCGCCTCTTCCCTGGGCCGAGCGCCGACGCGCGGACGCGATGGAAACCGTCCTCTACTCGCTGA